A stretch of Deltaproteobacteria bacterium DNA encodes these proteins:
- a CDS encoding serine/threonine-protein phosphatase, whose translation MPHLVGAASSDVGLTREKNEDSFFFDDSLGLYLVADGMGGHNAGEVASALVTQTISDYISFFFKKPFEDPERYNFFDSDRSPVSNTVLQAIYLANQVVYTSAQNNKAQHNMGSTLVLIMAEGDDLLVAHVGDSRVFRHRAGELNRLTVDHRLSEDPQFKGVINYDSTVISSMGHTLTRAMGIKPEVMPEIMQTPLQEEDIYLLCSDGLTDMVSEEMIEQVLALDEDLDKKAHHLIELALAGGGVDNVTVVLAAVESKGKTFKKFFSKIVKRT comes from the coding sequence TTGCCTCATCTAGTCGGCGCAGCTAGCTCTGATGTGGGCTTGACCAGGGAGAAGAACGAGGATTCCTTTTTTTTCGATGACTCCCTGGGGCTGTATCTCGTGGCCGATGGCATGGGTGGACATAATGCTGGCGAAGTGGCCAGCGCCCTCGTCACTCAGACGATTTCCGATTATATTTCGTTCTTCTTTAAAAAACCCTTTGAGGACCCGGAGAGATATAATTTTTTTGATAGCGATCGTTCTCCTGTGTCTAACACGGTCCTGCAGGCCATTTACCTGGCAAACCAGGTGGTTTATACTTCAGCTCAAAATAACAAGGCCCAGCATAACATGGGCTCGACCCTGGTCCTGATCATGGCCGAGGGCGATGATTTGCTCGTGGCGCATGTGGGCGATAGCCGAGTCTTTCGCCATCGAGCAGGTGAATTGAATCGTTTGACTGTGGATCACCGGCTTTCAGAGGATCCCCAGTTCAAGGGAGTTATTAACTACGATTCGACCGTGATCTCTTCAATGGGCCATACCCTGACACGGGCCATGGGCATCAAACCTGAAGTCATGCCTGAAATCATGCAAACACCCCTTCAAGAGGAGGATATTTATCTGCTTTGCAGTGACGGATTGACCGACATGGTGTCTGAAGAAATGATCGAGCAGGTTCTGGCCTTGGATGAAGACCTTGACAAGAAGGCGCACCACTTAATCGAACTGGCCCTGGCTGGGGGAGGAGTGGACAATGTAACCGTGGTGCTCGCTGCGGTAGAGTCCAAAGGCAAGACATTTAAGAAATTTTTTAGTAAGATTGTCAAAAGAACCTGA